TGTAAAACACACCCTCTGGGTTCGACACACCGACAGACACGTTGCCTTGTAAGGCCAACGTAATGAGCGCCTCTTCAATCGGTGCCGACGCAATTTCAAAAAATGTCAGTCTGGGGCGTGCTGGCACTTCAGAAGAAACGACAGCCGCGCTTTGATCTTGCGCCCGAAGAACATCTGTATAGCTGGTCAGACAGACTACAAATGCGGCAAACAGCAAGCCTCCTAGACGAACCACTACGGACGTGCTTGAAGGCGAAGACCGCCCCCCTCTTCTGTAACAACCGACAGTTCCAATAGACCCGCCAACCGCTGCGTCATAATGTCAGCGGATTCTATGGCGAGAACACCAGTAAACGTGAGAGCTTCAAGGTCAGGTGATTGAACAGAGATTGTGGTTTCAGAATACCGGTTGAGGTCTTCAAGAACTTTGCCGAGGCTTGCATCCTTGTAAATCAGCTGTCCTCGCCGCCAGGATGCTGCTTCAGCGGCATCAACCGCATAGGACGTAATCGCCACGACCTCAGTGTTGACGTTTGCCCCTTGATTGGGCGTTAAGACCACCGCTTTGTTCGGCACCGGCCCATCAACATCCGCGCTTACGGAGACCCGCCCTTCCAGAACCGTGACCGCAAATCCGTTTTGTTGGCGTAGCACATCAAAGATCGTGCCCAACACTTCCACCGCGCCGCCATCCATACGCACAATAAAAGGTCGGGCGGAATCTGGCTGAACATCAAACAACGCCCCGCCACGCGACAAAGACACAATCCGCCTGGTCTTTTGAAAGGAGACGTCAATCATCGATCCCGTATTCAAGGTTACAGTTGAACCGTCCTCAAGAGTAACATCACGGCGTTCCCCAATCGCCGTCGCAAACTGAATACTGTCAATGTTCACGTCCTCGACTGGTAGCAAGAACAACACAGCAAGCAATAAAACGCCGCAGACAACAACCACCTGTGCTCTCCAAGCCGGCGCTAAGGTCGACGGCCAGAAAGATTTCGACACCCCGTTTTCTCGAGCTTCGGGACCAAAGCGGGCGCGAATGGAGTCCCTGGCATCCCCGGCCGCAATCCAGGCCGCATCAAGGTCTCTGAACGCTTGCGCGTTCATGGTATCCGCCTCCATCCACGACAAATAGGCGTCCATTTCCTCATCAGACACAGACTCAGCGTTCAGCACTTGGACCCAGGCCAAGGCTTCCCGTTCCCGTCTCTCTTCTGCTGTTTCAAACATCTGTCGTCGCCCGTAGTAATTCAGCATAAAAGCGCTTCATCACAGCGCAATCTGCCTCACAGGTGAGACGACACCAGGTCAGCCCCACCTCCACAGGTTTCAACACTTTTATGTGACCCCGCTTCATTTCAACGCCTCAGCCAGTAACCGCAAAGCTTTGATCATGTGTTTTTCGACAGTGCTTTTGGATAAGCCCATTAATCTGGCGACCTCAGCATAAGAGTGGCCGTCGATCTTATGCAAAACAAAGGCTTGCCTTACTTTGGGCGTCAAAGTCTCCAACGCATTGAGCAAGCATGCAAGGTCTTGGCGACCAGCCAATTGCCGCTCCGCGTCTGGCGTTCGAT
The sequence above is drawn from the Rhodospirillaceae bacterium genome and encodes:
- a CDS encoding FecR domain-containing protein — encoded protein: MFETAEERREREALAWVQVLNAESVSDEEMDAYLSWMEADTMNAQAFRDLDAAWIAAGDARDSIRARFGPEARENGVSKSFWPSTLAPAWRAQVVVVCGVLLLAVLFLLPVEDVNIDSIQFATAIGERRDVTLEDGSTVTLNTGSMIDVSFQKTRRIVSLSRGGALFDVQPDSARPFIVRMDGGAVEVLGTIFDVLRQQNGFAVTVLEGRVSVSADVDGPVPNKAVVLTPNQGANVNTEVVAITSYAVDAAEAASWRRGQLIYKDASLGKVLEDLNRYSETTISVQSPDLEALTFTGVLAIESADIMTQRLAGLLELSVVTEEGGGLRLQARP